A segment of the Amblyomma americanum isolate KBUSLIRL-KWMA chromosome 6, ASM5285725v1, whole genome shotgun sequence genome:
CCAATGAGAAACTGCTTGACAGCATACAAAAAATGTTCAATGCACAACACAATGAAATGCTGGAATTTTTGAATGGAAATCATACTTAAAATGAATGTCATGAATAAAGCCACCATTTCTGCAACTGTGTGTTACTACAGAGAGGTGAGGCAAGTCTCAAGTTCTGGTGGATCAACGCCAAAGTAGTGCGATACCTGGGCACCATACAAGCAGCTTTTGGTTTTCTTTAAAGACGACAAAGGCGAACAGTCCCGCAATTTTGCAAAACCCCCACTCCACAGCCTGCCTCACACCACTCATTGCCTTGTTGAATTCGCATTGCTCCGGAGTCAGGGACACACCGCCATAGGGCGTCAGCAGAAGTGGTCGCAGTGAATAAGCAGGGTCTCCGTAAATGCAATAACTCTGGCCCTGAACAAGCTTTTCTAGCTTTGAGTAGACCTTGCTGATCCCGAAGTTACCTGAAAGAGTAAAAATAAATTGTACATTATGATGTAACGGGGCTGCTCGTTATTTACTTACCAGCATCATGTTTGCTGCCGGGGTAGGATCCATCCAACTGGCAAATGATCCCATTAGGGCACATTATTGATTGGTACTTCAAAGCATGGAAGCGCTTGTGGCcactgaaataaagtttttgatCTCTTGATGGCCGGCATATCGCCCGTGCGGTGCCGTCGATGAACGCCCAGCAATTAGTCAGAGGGGCACCTTTAGCATGAATGGCCTGAAGAATGAGCAAATGTGTTAGAAATGTCGACACACGAAATTCTGACCCTAAATATTTTGTATTTGCGACTTACCTGCGAGAATTTCTCAAGCGTGTTCAGGTTCAGCCACTTGTGATTATTGAAGTCGTCCAGCAAGTGGAAGAAGCACTCGTCGACGTGCCAGAGAACTTCGTTTGTCAGGGACGATAGCGCTGAGCTGTGCCGCCCGAAAAGGTCCTCGAGGTCGCACAGGCGGTTCGGATAAGCCAGCCGTCGAAGGGTTGTACACAGAGCCTCGTGCCCAGGAACTGACACTTTCTGCGGAGTTACCACCATTTCAGGAATGCGCAAAGCCGACTGCAGTTTGCGTAAATCGTCCTTTTCGAAACGAAAATACATCCTGAAGACG
Coding sequences within it:
- the LOC144093847 gene encoding uncharacterized protein LOC144093847 codes for the protein MPGSMTQTMRGESTCMAKTSGLENCVVAFSFKHCFIIVLYCMLSRGWYVRKVLSTETVQSSRSRQRSCFFCFFGLLLLTATAACTMPKSILQDPLLLSRLKWSKIEDLLCLEVFGETRRDPLSVRGLINIDAMDSGVFRMYFRFEKDDLRKLQSALRIPEMVVTPQKVSVPGHEALCTTLRRLAYPNRLCDLEDLFGRHSSALSSLTNEVLWHVDECFFHLLDDFNNHKWLNLNTLEKFSQAIHAKGAPLTNCWAFIDGTARAICRPSRDQKLYFSGHKRFHALKYQSIMCPNGIICQLDGSYPGSKHDAGNFGISKVYSKLEKLVQGQSYCIYGDPAYSLRPLLLTPYGGVSLTPEQCEFNKAMSGVRQAVEWGFCKIAGLFAFVVFKENQKLLVWCPGIALLWR